Proteins found in one Solitalea lacus genomic segment:
- a CDS encoding 2OG-Fe(II) oxygenase, with protein sequence MATVIERIKALDWPLLYESMHEKGFALAPQVLNYEECDELITLYDKHQGYRKTVVMERHRFGQGEYKYFNYPLPAILQTIRMEVYPCIAPIANTWMKQLQIDTHFPETFDALQSLCHQHHQTKPTVLILKYGKGGFNTLHQDLYGEIYFPIQLVLFLNEPEQDFAGGEFVMTEQIPRAQSKAIVLKPRKGDMLLFTTNFRPVKGTKGYYRVNMKHGVSEVHSGQRHTLGIIFHDALS encoded by the coding sequence ATGGCAACTGTAATTGAAAGAATAAAAGCTCTTGATTGGCCTTTGTTATATGAATCAATGCATGAAAAAGGATTTGCTTTAGCTCCTCAAGTTCTTAATTATGAAGAATGTGATGAATTAATTACACTCTATGATAAGCATCAAGGGTACCGAAAAACTGTGGTTATGGAGCGTCACCGTTTCGGGCAAGGAGAATATAAATACTTCAATTATCCTTTGCCTGCCATTTTACAAACTATCCGAATGGAAGTTTATCCATGCATTGCTCCTATTGCTAACACTTGGATGAAACAGCTCCAAATCGACACTCATTTCCCGGAAACTTTTGATGCTTTACAATCACTTTGTCATCAGCATCATCAAACTAAACCTACTGTATTAATTTTGAAGTACGGTAAGGGTGGATTCAATACCCTTCACCAGGATTTGTATGGAGAAATATATTTTCCGATACAGTTAGTATTGTTTTTGAATGAGCCCGAACAAGATTTTGCCGGAGGAGAGTTTGTGATGACTGAGCAAATACCACGAGCACAATCAAAAGCAATTGTTTTAAAACCCAGAAAAGGTGATATGCTACTTTTCACAACTAACTTCAGACCTGTAAAGGGGACAAAAGGTTATTACCGTGTTAACATGAAACATGGGGTAAGTGAAGTACATAGTGGCCAAAGACATACGCTGGGAATTATTTTCCATGATGCATTAAGCTAG
- a CDS encoding Ada metal-binding domain-containing protein, which produces MIHSGLIRFGGNVKLKIYGMLNCSSGKRMKTEYRVFFNSADEARKAGYRPCGNCLRKEYKLWKNGFIWK; this is translated from the coding sequence ATGATCCACTCCGGTTTGATACGATTTGGGGGCAATGTTAAGCTCAAAATTTACGGTATGCTTAATTGTTCATCAGGTAAAAGAATGAAAACTGAATACCGCGTATTTTTTAATTCAGCCGATGAAGCCCGTAAAGCAGGGTACAGACCTTGTGGAAATTGTTTGAGAAAAGAATATAAACTTTGGAAGAATGGATTTATTTGGAAATGA
- a CDS encoding alpha-ketoglutarate-dependent dioxygenase AlkB family protein has translation MDLFGNELTAETNLLPYDGEVNYYGRIMSRVQANAYFENLLHSIQWKNDEAIILGKHIITKRKAAWYGNEKYAYTYSNTTKQALAWTNELIELKNLVEETCNYNFNSCLLNLYHTGEEGMAWHSDDEKSLGVNTTIASLTLGAERKFSYKHKQTKQTVSLFLENGSLLIMKGATQTNWLHRLPPTKKVSLPRINLTFRTIIDQLI, from the coding sequence ATGGATTTATTTGGAAATGAACTTACTGCAGAGACCAATTTATTGCCCTATGATGGAGAGGTAAATTATTATGGTCGAATAATGTCAAGAGTACAAGCAAATGCATACTTTGAAAACCTTTTGCATTCCATCCAATGGAAAAACGATGAGGCCATCATTCTTGGAAAACATATCATTACCAAGCGTAAAGCTGCTTGGTATGGAAATGAAAAGTATGCTTACACTTATTCAAACACTACCAAACAGGCATTAGCATGGACCAACGAACTCATCGAGCTAAAAAATCTGGTAGAAGAAACTTGCAATTACAATTTTAACTCCTGCTTGCTTAACCTGTATCATACCGGAGAGGAAGGTATGGCATGGCATAGTGACGATGAAAAATCACTTGGCGTAAATACTACTATAGCCTCTTTAACATTGGGTGCTGAGAGAAAATTCTCATATAAACACAAGCAAACAAAACAAACAGTATCTCTTTTTCTTGAAAATGGCAGTCTGTTAATCATGAAAGGTGCAACCCAAACCAATTGGCTGCATCGCTTACCGCCAACCAAAAAAGTATCACTCCCTCGTATTAACCTCACTTTTCGAACAATAATTGACCAGCTGATTTGA
- a CDS encoding NAD(P)H-quinone oxidoreductase, translating into MKAAVITQPGGPEVLQIRNREIPSITESEVLIKVIAAGINRPDIAQRTGRYPAPAGAPVDIPGLELAGTVEQIGSKVNNLKPGDKICALVAGGSYAEYCVVPAALCLPVPQGLSMIEAASLPETFFTVWSNVFDRGQLKPGETFLVHGGSSGIGTTAIQMVKALGNTVYATAGSDEKCNYCKKLGADKCINYNTEDFETIIKTVTNNKGVDVILDMVGGEYINKNINSLADEGRLVFINAMKGFKVEVDFLKVMQKRLTITGSTLRPRSIEFKAAIAENLKKHIWPLLEQSKIKPVIHQTFSLEQVAEAHKLMESSKHMGKIVLIIGQ; encoded by the coding sequence ATGAAAGCTGCTGTAATAACCCAACCAGGCGGACCAGAGGTTTTACAAATACGAAATCGAGAAATACCTTCGATTACTGAAAGCGAAGTTTTAATAAAAGTAATTGCAGCGGGTATAAACCGCCCGGATATAGCTCAACGGACAGGACGATACCCTGCACCTGCTGGAGCTCCGGTTGACATACCGGGACTGGAACTTGCTGGAACTGTGGAGCAAATCGGATCAAAGGTAAACAACCTTAAACCTGGTGACAAAATTTGTGCATTAGTAGCTGGTGGTTCTTATGCTGAATATTGTGTGGTTCCCGCTGCCTTGTGCCTGCCAGTTCCTCAAGGATTATCAATGATTGAGGCGGCATCACTTCCTGAAACCTTTTTTACTGTTTGGAGTAATGTTTTTGACAGAGGCCAGTTAAAACCAGGAGAAACCTTTTTGGTACACGGTGGCAGTAGCGGTATTGGCACCACTGCTATTCAAATGGTTAAAGCTTTGGGAAACACCGTTTATGCTACGGCCGGAAGCGATGAAAAGTGTAATTATTGTAAAAAGCTTGGTGCAGATAAATGCATCAATTATAATACTGAAGATTTTGAAACCATAATAAAAACGGTTACAAACAATAAAGGTGTCGATGTTATTTTGGACATGGTTGGCGGTGAATACATCAATAAAAACATCAACTCACTGGCAGATGAAGGCCGATTGGTTTTTATCAACGCAATGAAAGGTTTTAAGGTTGAAGTTGATTTTTTAAAAGTAATGCAAAAACGCCTGACTATAACCGGAAGCACCTTGCGTCCTCGTTCGATTGAATTTAAGGCTGCCATTGCAGAAAATTTAAAAAAACATATTTGGCCGTTGCTTGAACAAAGTAAAATCAAACCAGTGATCCATCAAACCTTTTCGTTAGAACAAGTGGCAGAGGCCCACAAATTGATGGAAAGTAGTAAACATATGGGGAAAATTGTGTTAATTATTGGCCAATAG
- a CDS encoding DUF2157 domain-containing protein, translating into MNNKLAETLHAEELLSTESLNKIKAQNSNPLFSVHWELRSLLYIGVVLLSSGLSITVYKNIDTIGHQLILLFIALIFILGFGYCLKKKTPFTFEKTTSPGSFFDYILLLSCLTFVTFVGYLQYVYTLFGTHYGMATFIPMVVLFSAAYYFDHLGVLSLAITNLALWMGLSITPTRFLEENDFDNERIIYTALILGVILLLGASFSEKFNIKKHFKFTYQNFGLHITFVALLATYFFYYLSGYYETVPSFYRSIAIVWLLLLGIIAYFYYLDSIKDKSFYFLLIITLYSYVAISCIAVRILSTSHDMGAVYLILMYFIGSAVGVVLFLINLNKKLKSA; encoded by the coding sequence ATGAATAACAAACTCGCCGAAACTCTTCATGCTGAAGAATTGTTAAGCACTGAATCTCTGAATAAAATCAAAGCACAAAACAGCAACCCTTTGTTTTCTGTCCATTGGGAGCTTAGATCATTACTATATATCGGAGTAGTGCTTTTAAGTTCCGGATTAAGCATAACAGTGTACAAAAACATTGATACAATAGGTCACCAGCTTATTTTATTGTTCATTGCTTTAATATTCATTTTAGGATTTGGTTACTGTTTAAAAAAGAAAACTCCTTTTACCTTTGAAAAGACAACATCACCAGGCTCCTTTTTCGATTATATTTTATTATTGTCTTGCTTAACTTTTGTGACCTTTGTCGGATACCTTCAATATGTTTATACGCTTTTTGGCACACATTACGGAATGGCGACATTTATTCCGATGGTAGTTCTTTTCTCTGCAGCTTATTATTTTGATCACTTGGGGGTGTTAAGCTTAGCTATCACCAATCTGGCTCTTTGGATGGGACTCTCCATTACCCCTACCCGATTTTTAGAAGAGAATGATTTCGACAATGAACGAATTATTTATACTGCTTTAATTTTAGGGGTAATATTATTACTTGGAGCTTCTTTCTCAGAAAAATTCAACATTAAGAAACACTTCAAATTCACGTACCAGAATTTCGGCCTGCACATAACGTTTGTAGCCTTACTGGCTACGTATTTCTTTTATTATCTCTCAGGGTATTATGAAACCGTGCCCTCCTTTTATCGTTCTATTGCTATTGTTTGGCTGCTGTTATTAGGGATTATTGCTTATTTCTATTATCTGGACTCAATAAAAGACAAGTCATTTTACTTTCTGCTAATCATAACCCTTTATAGTTATGTTGCTATCAGCTGTATAGCAGTTAGAATACTTTCAACTTCGCATGATATGGGGGCCGTTTACCTTATTCTGATGTACTTTATCGGATCCGCTGTGGGCGTCGTTTTATTTCTCATCAACCTAAACAAAAAACTTAAATCAGCATGA
- the holA gene encoding DNA polymerase III subunit delta, translating to MTAAEILKELKAKKYRPIYFLHGEEEYYIDLISNYIENNVLSDAEKGFNQTILYGKETDMTTVLNNAKRYPMMSEYQVVIVKEAQNIKFGKDKGDKDQDPFAAYVENPLRSTVLVFCYKHSKIDGRVKIFKNIEKHGALFESKKLYDNQVPGWINEHVQENGARISPQATALLAEYLGNDLLKIANELEKLMINIPKGSEIGIKEIETNIGISKEYNVFELQNALGKRDVLKANQIINYFAANKKENPAVVVMATLAGYFSKLFVYHCLKDKSKSAVASALGVNPFFVGDYELAARNYPQGKVMQIISFLREYDLKSKGVGSTGNTDEGELMKELVWKILH from the coding sequence ATGACTGCTGCCGAAATTCTTAAAGAACTTAAAGCAAAAAAATATCGTCCCATCTATTTTTTACATGGTGAGGAGGAGTATTACATCGATTTGATAAGCAATTACATCGAAAACAATGTGCTATCTGATGCCGAAAAGGGTTTTAATCAAACCATTTTGTATGGCAAGGAAACCGATATGACTACTGTTTTAAATAATGCGAAACGGTATCCAATGATGTCGGAATATCAGGTGGTAATTGTGAAAGAGGCGCAGAATATCAAATTTGGTAAAGATAAAGGCGATAAAGATCAAGACCCATTTGCTGCCTATGTTGAAAACCCTTTACGTTCAACTGTTTTGGTGTTTTGCTATAAGCATAGCAAAATTGATGGGAGGGTAAAGATTTTTAAGAATATAGAAAAACACGGAGCTTTATTCGAGTCGAAGAAATTATATGATAATCAGGTTCCAGGCTGGATTAATGAACATGTTCAGGAAAATGGGGCAAGGATCAGTCCACAAGCAACAGCATTACTTGCCGAATATTTAGGGAATGATTTGCTGAAAATTGCCAACGAACTGGAAAAGCTAATGATAAATATTCCTAAAGGTTCCGAAATTGGGATTAAGGAAATTGAAACCAATATTGGCATTAGTAAAGAGTATAATGTGTTTGAGCTGCAAAATGCTTTGGGCAAGAGAGATGTGTTAAAGGCCAATCAAATTATTAACTATTTTGCAGCAAATAAGAAAGAAAACCCTGCTGTTGTGGTAATGGCAACCCTTGCGGGTTATTTCAGTAAATTATTCGTGTATCATTGCTTAAAGGACAAATCAAAATCGGCAGTGGCATCGGCATTAGGTGTAAATCCGTTTTTTGTAGGAGATTATGAACTTGCCGCCCGTAATTATCCCCAAGGGAAAGTGATGCAAATTATTAGCTTTTTACGAGAGTATGATCTTAAAAGTAAAGGTGTAGGCAGTACAGGCAATACTGATGAAGGCGAATTGATGAAAGAGTTGGTTTGGAAGATATTGCATTAG
- a CDS encoding type I restriction enzyme HsdR N-terminal domain-containing protein — MQQLTALNLPPYPFQLKQEGDKLFIFDEVRRKNLVLTPEEWVRQHFIQFLINQKNYPKGLINIEGGLKVNELSKRSDILIYNSLGHKHLLVECKASSVKLTQKAFDQLARYNSTHKVKIIVLTNGLEHYCCEVDHDKKTYRFLHEVPEYSR; from the coding sequence ATGCAACAATTAACAGCTTTAAATCTTCCACCGTATCCTTTTCAGTTAAAACAGGAAGGTGATAAACTGTTTATTTTTGATGAAGTAAGACGGAAAAACCTGGTGTTAACGCCGGAAGAATGGGTGCGCCAGCACTTTATTCAGTTTCTCATCAATCAAAAGAATTATCCAAAAGGCTTAATTAATATTGAAGGTGGATTAAAGGTAAACGAACTGAGTAAGCGCTCGGATATTTTGATTTATAATTCTCTTGGCCATAAGCATTTGTTGGTAGAATGTAAGGCGAGTTCAGTAAAGCTTACACAAAAGGCGTTTGACCAACTTGCTCGCTATAATTCAACTCATAAAGTGAAAATCATAGTTTTAACCAATGGCCTGGAGCATTATTGTTGTGAAGTGGATCATGATAAGAAAACCTATAGGTTTTTACATGAAGTGCCGGAGTATAGTCGATAA
- a CDS encoding S-adenosylmethionine decarboxylase family protein, with amino-acid sequence MTSYKPGLHIIAEFTTAEINLLKNAEPCKQLFDNLIYSLDLSKVGEVYHNFENGGFTAVVCLTESHLSIHTWPEFNLATFDVFLSNFKQDNNDKVKSIYAETLAFFNGIEKSKQEIER; translated from the coding sequence ATGACGAGCTATAAACCCGGTTTACACATCATAGCCGAATTTACAACTGCCGAAATCAATCTTTTAAAAAATGCAGAACCTTGTAAACAACTTTTTGACAATCTGATCTATAGCTTAGATCTTTCAAAAGTGGGGGAAGTCTATCATAATTTCGAAAACGGAGGATTCACTGCTGTTGTTTGTTTAACCGAATCGCACCTTTCTATACATACCTGGCCCGAGTTCAACCTTGCAACCTTTGATGTTTTCCTTTCGAATTTTAAACAAGACAATAACGACAAGGTGAAAAGCATTTATGCCGAAACGCTTGCTTTCTTTAATGGAATAGAAAAAAGCAAACAAGAAATTGAGCGCTAA
- a CDS encoding DUF4178 domain-containing protein — protein sequence MGSLLHHSYLGSSGVINCPECSSTIKVLDYQNSICFGCPTCHTFFKAERTPQKLRTFKLSDGSTVPAIPIGTKGEINGYTFVVAAYMVKKESGNEYRWREYLLINENKGYAFLSEYDGHWNFIVGKNFLVDLKPQGNMYQARYNQLPFKLFNKYTPQIIYALGEFDWNILEDNIACREFIAPPFMLVHEKQGNNSDWFMATYKSSTEVAEAFSIENKLLPAKIGIGANEVSSMEKQQNGIIKITLMAILFLFLYHVFCAYSNESAVLFDQNIFPERDSSSWGSTNFKAITTKSFKVNGPTVLDIYLKSEVDNNWVEVPVTLVEEKTGKFYEFTKAIEYYHGSEDGESWSEGSKSTDATLSRIPTGIYHLIIEPSSDSLFPNSVRVTVNKNNTVWSNFFLISLLLISVPVLQFFRINQFDKNRWMNSDYSPYNTEDHD from the coding sequence ATGGGAAGTTTATTACATCATAGCTATTTAGGAAGCAGCGGAGTCATTAATTGCCCTGAATGCAGTTCAACGATAAAAGTACTAGATTATCAGAACAGTATTTGTTTTGGGTGCCCAACATGCCATACTTTTTTCAAAGCCGAAAGAACTCCTCAAAAATTAAGAACATTCAAGCTCTCCGACGGTTCAACTGTTCCAGCCATACCAATTGGAACCAAAGGTGAAATTAACGGCTATACATTTGTGGTAGCTGCTTATATGGTTAAAAAGGAAAGCGGCAATGAATACCGATGGAGAGAATATCTGTTGATCAACGAAAATAAAGGTTACGCTTTTTTATCAGAATATGATGGGCATTGGAATTTTATTGTTGGGAAAAACTTTTTAGTTGATCTAAAACCACAAGGCAACATGTATCAGGCACGATACAACCAACTTCCATTTAAGTTATTCAATAAGTACACGCCCCAAATAATTTATGCTTTAGGTGAGTTTGACTGGAACATATTAGAAGACAATATTGCTTGTAGGGAATTCATTGCCCCTCCATTCATGCTTGTGCATGAAAAACAAGGAAACAATAGCGATTGGTTTATGGCTACCTATAAATCAAGCACTGAGGTTGCTGAAGCATTTTCAATAGAAAATAAATTGTTGCCTGCAAAGATTGGAATTGGTGCCAATGAGGTTTCCTCAATGGAAAAACAGCAAAATGGCATAATAAAAATTACATTAATGGCCATTTTGTTTCTTTTCTTGTATCATGTTTTTTGTGCATATTCCAATGAATCGGCAGTACTTTTCGATCAAAACATCTTTCCTGAACGAGACTCTTCTAGTTGGGGTAGCACAAATTTCAAGGCCATTACAACCAAAAGTTTTAAGGTAAATGGACCTACCGTACTAGATATTTATTTAAAGTCAGAAGTTGACAACAATTGGGTGGAAGTTCCGGTTACTCTTGTTGAGGAAAAAACCGGAAAGTTTTATGAATTCACCAAAGCCATTGAATACTATCATGGCTCAGAAGATGGCGAATCATGGTCAGAAGGAAGTAAAAGTACTGATGCGACCTTAAGCCGCATTCCTACAGGTATTTATCATTTGATTATTGAGCCTTCATCAGATAGCCTATTTCCAAACTCAGTTAGAGTGACCGTAAATAAAAATAATACAGTATGGTCTAATTTCTTTTTGATCTCCCTATTATTGATTTCAGTGCCGGTTTTACAGTTTTTTAGAATTAATCAGTTTGATAAGAACAGATGGATGAATAGTGATTATTCACCATACAACACCGAAGACCATGATTGA
- a CDS encoding DUF350 domain-containing protein, with the protein MTLSELINLKYVVALVLYSGLGILILLISFWIIEKLTPENLWKEILEKRNMALALMASAYMIALAIIIASAIHG; encoded by the coding sequence ATGACATTATCTGAACTTATCAATTTAAAGTACGTAGTTGCCCTAGTTTTATATTCAGGCTTAGGAATTCTGATCCTTCTGATTTCATTCTGGATAATCGAGAAACTTACTCCCGAAAACCTGTGGAAAGAGATTTTAGAAAAAAGAAACATGGCACTTGCGCTAATGGCTTCGGCATACATGATAGCACTAGCCATCATCATTGCTTCGGCCATTCACGGATAA
- a CDS encoding polyamine aminopropyltransferase → MRPNRFHLLLLFSVFVVATCGLIYELVAGTLASYLLGDSVTQFSTIIGVYLFSMGIGSWLSKYFDKNLLSWFIQIEILVGLIGGTSSTLLFFLFEQTESFRLVLYMMVMLTGIFVGLEIPLLMRILENRFEFKELVSKVFTFDYIGALLASVIFPLLLIPHLGIIRTSYFFGLLNIGVALVVLVQFSKEISWFKRLQLQALVSLVLLLAGFVYADRIMSFTESMAYPDKIIYSKTTHYQRIIITKNQRELRLFLNGNLQFSSADEYRYHEALVHPGLATLPYAKNVLVLGGGDGLAVREILKYTSINHITLVDLDKEMTSMFTQNSMLANLNKHSFSNPKVKVINADAFTWAKSHSGQFDFVVVDFPDPSNFSIGKLYSNRFYQEIEKLLSPEGIVVIQSTSPYVAPKSFWCIDKTLQSVGFNTVPYHVYVPSFGEWGYVMGMKKHNYQLPANFPVGLKYVNRESLKQMIYFPADMAKVPTEVNKLNNQVLVHYFEDEWAKYL, encoded by the coding sequence ATGAGACCAAACCGCTTTCATCTTTTATTACTATTTTCTGTTTTTGTGGTGGCCACATGTGGCCTCATTTATGAGCTGGTAGCGGGTACATTGGCCAGTTACCTGCTTGGAGACTCCGTCACCCAGTTTTCAACTATCATTGGAGTGTACCTGTTCTCAATGGGTATAGGTTCATGGCTATCAAAATATTTTGATAAAAACCTGCTTTCCTGGTTCATCCAAATAGAAATTCTGGTAGGGTTAATAGGCGGTACAAGTTCTACCCTTTTGTTCTTTTTATTTGAACAAACAGAATCGTTCAGGTTGGTGCTATATATGATGGTAATGCTTACCGGTATTTTTGTAGGACTGGAAATTCCTTTGTTGATGAGGATCTTGGAAAATCGTTTTGAATTCAAAGAGCTTGTATCAAAAGTTTTTACGTTCGACTATATTGGCGCCTTGCTTGCCTCCGTGATCTTTCCGCTATTACTAATACCTCATCTGGGCATCATCCGAACTTCTTATTTTTTTGGATTACTCAACATTGGCGTCGCACTTGTGGTGCTTGTGCAGTTTAGCAAAGAAATAAGCTGGTTTAAACGATTGCAGCTACAGGCATTAGTTAGTCTTGTACTTTTACTGGCCGGGTTTGTTTATGCAGATAGGATTATGAGTTTTACGGAATCAATGGCCTATCCTGATAAGATCATTTATTCAAAAACCACTCATTATCAACGTATTATCATCACCAAAAATCAACGGGAACTTCGCTTGTTTTTGAATGGTAACCTTCAGTTTAGTTCAGCCGATGAATACCGTTATCATGAAGCGCTTGTACATCCGGGACTGGCCACTTTGCCCTATGCTAAAAATGTATTGGTTTTAGGAGGCGGTGATGGATTGGCGGTTAGAGAGATCTTGAAATACACCAGCATAAACCATATTACCCTAGTTGACCTGGATAAAGAAATGACTTCTATGTTCACTCAAAACAGCATGTTGGCTAATTTGAATAAACACTCGTTTTCCAACCCTAAAGTAAAGGTGATTAATGCTGATGCCTTTACTTGGGCCAAAAGTCATTCGGGACAGTTCGATTTTGTTGTAGTCGACTTCCCTGACCCTTCAAATTTTTCTATCGGAAAGTTATACAGCAACCGTTTCTATCAGGAGATCGAAAAACTTTTATCTCCCGAAGGTATTGTGGTCATTCAATCAACCTCACCGTATGTGGCTCCCAAATCTTTTTGGTGCATCGATAAAACACTTCAGTCGGTTGGTTTTAATACAGTTCCCTATCATGTTTATGTTCCATCCTTTGGCGAGTGGGGCTATGTAATGGGCATGAAAAAACATAATTATCAACTTCCGGCAAACTTCCCGGTAGGACTTAAGTATGTAAACCGCGAGAGTCTTAAGCAAATGATCTACTTCCCCGCTGATATGGCCAAGGTCCCAACTGAAGTGAATAAACTTAACAACCAAGTATTAGTGCATTATTTTGAAGATGAGTGGGCAAAATACTTATAA
- a CDS encoding NAD(P)/FAD-dependent oxidoreductase, whose protein sequence is MSGQNTYNQSTNLLSRLNRKAFLLRAGIGLTAAIAGGYLFKRKRSAKTAHINGSIIGANAKIGHLLRDKLSIPQPSTTEEVDYLIVGGGISGLSAARMLKKQGVSNFKLIEMDKHTGGNSSKGENKVSAYPWGAHYLPIPDLSDTVIIDFLQEIGSITGFDAEGLPIYNEYHLCFEPEERLYYKGQWQEGLIPNSGLSAIEKEEISRFIRLMDTYRNCKGNDGKYAFSFPVKNSSSDKQFTDLDKISFSAFLEQQKFSSPQLLWYLNYACKDDFGSTIQETSAWAGICYFAGRKGKASNAKNGDLLTWPEGNAWLADQLRNQVTEHIIVNQLAYKIQLKQDGVEIEIYDTVSAKSKTIKAKKALLATPQFVNQRLLNNVKSIRNTSFYEQFNYAPWMITNITINQLPDAKGIGLCWDNVLYDSPSVGYVNACHQHINQTEKKKVLTYYLPLTGKEPKIQRLAAFSRSYQDWVDLICQDMERSHPGITPSIEMIDIWIWGHGMIRPQPGFIWGEGKQTAAQPIDNKIYFAHSDLSGISIFEEAFHQGIDAAVSMLTKQS, encoded by the coding sequence ATGAGTGGGCAAAATACTTATAACCAATCGACAAATTTACTAAGTCGTTTAAACCGAAAGGCATTTTTATTAAGGGCCGGAATTGGCTTAACCGCAGCCATTGCAGGTGGTTACCTCTTTAAACGAAAAAGATCAGCAAAAACGGCACATATTAATGGCTCTATCATAGGGGCCAATGCTAAAATTGGTCATTTGCTCAGGGATAAACTTTCAATTCCTCAACCCTCTACGACAGAAGAGGTTGATTATTTAATTGTAGGTGGAGGTATTTCCGGATTATCGGCAGCAAGAATGCTAAAAAAACAAGGTGTTTCTAATTTCAAACTGATTGAAATGGATAAGCATACTGGCGGAAATTCTTCAAAAGGTGAGAATAAGGTTTCTGCATATCCTTGGGGTGCACACTACTTACCTATCCCCGATCTATCAGATACTGTTATTATTGATTTTTTACAAGAGATTGGCAGCATTACCGGATTTGATGCCGAAGGCCTGCCGATTTATAACGAATATCACCTTTGTTTTGAGCCCGAAGAACGCCTCTATTATAAAGGCCAGTGGCAAGAAGGATTAATTCCCAACTCAGGACTATCAGCTATTGAAAAAGAGGAAATAAGTCGTTTTATCAGACTAATGGATACTTATCGGAACTGTAAAGGAAATGATGGTAAATATGCCTTTTCTTTTCCTGTAAAAAACAGTTCTTCTGATAAACAGTTTACTGATTTAGATAAAATAAGCTTTTCTGCATTTTTAGAGCAGCAAAAATTCAGCTCTCCTCAACTGCTTTGGTACTTGAATTACGCCTGTAAAGATGATTTTGGCAGCACAATACAAGAAACTTCTGCGTGGGCCGGCATTTGTTACTTTGCAGGTCGCAAAGGGAAAGCATCAAACGCTAAAAACGGCGATTTACTTACTTGGCCCGAGGGAAATGCCTGGCTTGCGGATCAACTACGCAATCAAGTTACTGAACATATTATTGTTAATCAGTTGGCATATAAAATTCAGTTAAAGCAAGATGGCGTGGAGATAGAAATCTACGATACGGTATCAGCAAAAAGCAAAACCATAAAAGCCAAAAAGGCTTTGCTGGCTACCCCGCAGTTTGTAAATCAACGTTTGTTGAACAATGTAAAATCCATACGTAACACTAGTTTCTACGAACAGTTTAACTACGCCCCTTGGATGATTACCAATATTACCATTAATCAATTACCTGATGCAAAAGGAATTGGATTATGCTGGGATAACGTTTTGTATGACAGCCCTTCGGTTGGCTATGTGAATGCATGTCACCAGCACATTAATCAAACTGAAAAAAAGAAAGTATTAACTTATTACCTTCCACTCACCGGTAAAGAGCCTAAAATACAACGATTAGCGGCCTTTTCGCGCAGTTATCAAGATTGGGTTGATCTAATATGCCAAGACATGGAACGATCGCACCCAGGTATTACGCCGTCTATTGAAATGATTGACATTTGGATTTGGGGTCATGGCATGATAAGACCTCAGCCAGGTTTTATATGGGGCGAAGGAAAGCAAACAGCGGCACAACCAATTGACAATAAAATCTACTTCGCTCATTCAGATTTAAGCGGTATTTCAATTTTTGAGGAAGCCTTTCATCAGGGAATAGATGCAGCCGTAAGCATGTTGACCAAACAAAGTTAA